The Aeromonas encheleia genomic sequence TGGTCTTGGCCCAGGCGGCATCGGCCTTGATCGGGCTCTGGATGCCGTCCATCACCACGTCTTCCGGCAGCAGCACCGGCAGTTGATCCTCCGGGGTCGGTACTACTGTGCCGTCGGCCAGGGTCAACATGGGGATGGGGGCGCCCCAGTAGCGCTGACGGGAGACGCCCCAGTCGCGCAGGCGGAAGTTGACGGTGCGCTTGCCCTTGCCGATCGATTCCAGCTTGGTGGCGATGGCATCGAAGGCGGCCTGGAACTCGAGGCCGTCGAACTCGCCGGAGTTGAACAGCACACCCTTGTCGGTGTAAGCGGCGGCAGCAACGTCCGGCACCTCACCCTCGGCGGGCTTGATGACGGCCTTGATCTCGAGGCCGTACTTGGTGGCGAACTCATGGTCGCGCAGATCGTGGCCGGGGACCGCCATCACGGCGCCGGTGCCATAGTTCATCAGCACGAAGTTGGCGACCCAGACCGGCACCTTGCGACCATCCAGCGGGTGAATGGCGTAGAGGCCGGTGGCCATGCCCTTCTTCTCCATGGTCGCCATCTCAGCCTCGGCCACCTTGGTGTGCTTGCACTCCTCGATAAAGGCGGCCAGCTCAGGATTGGTCGCGGCAGCCTGGGCAGCCAGCGGGTGGCCGGCGGCGATGCCCACATAGGTCACGCCCATGAAGGTATCCGGACGGGTGGTGTAGACCTCGAGGTCGCCATCCTGATCGGCGATCTGGAAGTGGATGTTGACCCCTTCGGAGCGGCCAATCCAGTTACGCTGCATGGTCTTGACCATCTCTGGCCAGCCGTCCAGGTTGTCGATGTCGTTGAGCAGCTCTTCGGCATAGTCGGTGATCTTGATGAACCACTGGGGGATCTCTTTCTGCTCCACCGGGGTGTCACAGCGCCAGCAGCAGTTGTCGATCACCTGCTCGTTGGCCAGCACCGTCATGTCGTTCGGGCACCAGTTGACGGAGGAGGTCTTCTTGTAGACCAGGCCCTTCTCGTGGAGCTTGGTGAAGAACCACTGCTCCCAGCGGTAGTAGTCCGGCTTGCAGGTCGCCAGCTCGCGATCCCAGTCGTAGCCGAGCCCCAGCATCTTGAGCTGGTTCTTCATGTATTCGATGTTTTCGTAGGTCCAGGGCGCCGGTGCCGTGTTGTTTTTGATGGCGGCGTTTTCTGCCGGCAGACCGAAGGCATCCCAGCCGATGGGTTGCAGCACGTTCTTGCCATTGAGCCGTTGATAACGGGAGATCACATCACCTATGGTGTAGTTACGCACGTGCCCCATGTGTAGACGACCAGACGGATAGGGGAACATGGAGAGGCAGTAGAACTTCTCTTTGTCTACTTTTTCCACGGCCTTGAAGGTTTTCTTGGCATCCCAGTGCTGTTGCACTGCTGGTTCTATGGATTGGGGAACGTATTGCTCTTGCATTGGTGACATCCGGATCTGTGAAATGAATAGATAAATCAGCTGGGAAATCCCGATAGAATACCCATATCCTGCGGCGGCAACAACCGCCAGCATCCGCCCCGCCTCGTGCCAGGCACGATCAGGGTTCAGCAGAGGAGTAACGACCATGGACAAACGTCGACAAGGGTACGAAGCCTTCATCGCTCAGCTTAAAAAGCAATGGCAGGAGACCGAAGAGTTCCAGGG encodes the following:
- the leuS gene encoding leucine--tRNA ligase; amino-acid sequence: MQEQYVPQSIEPAVQQHWDAKKTFKAVEKVDKEKFYCLSMFPYPSGRLHMGHVRNYTIGDVISRYQRLNGKNVLQPIGWDAFGLPAENAAIKNNTAPAPWTYENIEYMKNQLKMLGLGYDWDRELATCKPDYYRWEQWFFTKLHEKGLVYKKTSSVNWCPNDMTVLANEQVIDNCCWRCDTPVEQKEIPQWFIKITDYAEELLNDIDNLDGWPEMVKTMQRNWIGRSEGVNIHFQIADQDGDLEVYTTRPDTFMGVTYVGIAAGHPLAAQAAATNPELAAFIEECKHTKVAEAEMATMEKKGMATGLYAIHPLDGRKVPVWVANFVLMNYGTGAVMAVPGHDLRDHEFATKYGLEIKAVIKPAEGEVPDVAAAAYTDKGVLFNSGEFDGLEFQAAFDAIATKLESIGKGKRTVNFRLRDWGVSRQRYWGAPIPMLTLADGTVVPTPEDQLPVLLPEDVVMDGIQSPIKADAAWAKTTYNGQEAFRETDTFDTFMESSWYYARYCSPDYDKGMLDPAAANHWLPVDQYIGGIEHACMHLLYARFFHKLLRDAGLVNSDEPFKRLLCQGMVLADAFYYKDEKGGNVWVSPTEVKVERDDKGRITKATDLEGREVIHSGMTKMSKSKNNGIDPQLMVERYGADTVRLFMMFASPADMTLEWSDSGVEGAQRFLRRLWRLTFEHVSAGAAPALNLAALTGDQKAVRRELHKTIAKVSDDVGRRQTFNTAIAAIMELMNNLSKLDTGEQDRALMQEALEAVVVMLYPITPHIGFELWKMLGKEGDIDVSSWPVADESAMVETEKLVVVQINGKMRGKLTVPAEISQAEVEKLAMADASVQKFTEGLTVRKVVYVPGKLLNIVAN